A window of Argopecten irradians isolate NY chromosome 1, Ai_NY, whole genome shotgun sequence contains these coding sequences:
- the LOC138329649 gene encoding uncharacterized protein, whose protein sequence is MHNGIFVFLWVLLMFEDVYVHGQTICATFAGISTDSSGLIPVASMCTNSEVSGKRVIIDTYTAEGQTKPSTCKCTATVTLDTVSSSDISLSPHVDLEPNYSNCGSQIVLTKGTTTLNQRCFISGYLLVDNGDTIDVSFHMETDPYDIRYCMVLTLGANGQIAMKCTDPSGAGNTTTTSSTTPAVTTNAPETSTTSESTTSRTTQKSTMATSQTTTKQTTTTTTKPTTTTKSTTKPTTPGPTTTKPTTTTTKPTTTTTKSTTTTQPTTIKPTTPEPTTTTESTTTTKPTTTTKPTTPVPTTTTKSTTTTTKTTTPVPTTTTAKPTTPPSTPKPTTTNKLTTTTKPTTTKPSTPEPTTTKPTTTKPTTTTTTTKPTTPEPTTTKPTTTKPTTTTSKPTTPEPTTTTKTTTTKPTTTKPTTQSTTTLKPTTTTLPATSQSERSPTVPTTEELTSQKPGMASKEGQGGNNYKLTLLCLKHKLPVAVLLFLTIFVIVCFIIIARHVKTQEFVINRDILRRVSEDMNAKSKNGVQNPGFIPTSASSLDNNSMSMMQESEPSSVAADEVALDFGEEEAVENQDLTSL, encoded by the exons ATGCATAACGGCATCTTTGTGTTTCTGTGGGTACTACTTATGTTTGAAG ATGTTTATGTGCACGGACAGACGATATGTGCTACTTTCGCTGGGATTTCTACAGACAGTTCTGGTTTGATACCAG TGGCCTCCATGTGCACCAACAGTGAGGTATCCGGAAAGAGGGTGATCATTGATACCTATACAGCAGAAGGACAGACCAAACCGTCCACCTGTAAGTGTACAGCAACCGTCACCCTGGATACCGTCTCCTCCTCCGATATCTCCCTGTCACCTCACGTTGACCTTGAACCCAACTACTCCAACTGTGGCAGTCAGATAGTGCTCACTAAAGGCACCACGACTCTCAACCAGAGGTGTTTTATCTCCGGATACCTGTTGGTAGACAATGGAGACACGATCGACGtcagcttccacatggagacggACCCCTACGATATCAGATACTGTATGGTGCTGACATTAG GGGCGAATGGTCAAATTGCTATGAAATGTACTGATCCATCTGGTGCCGGTAATACTACCACAACTAGCAGTACAACCCCGGCAGTAACAACTAATGCTCCAGAAACAAGTACAACGTCGGAATCAACGACATCAAGGACAACTCAAAAATCAACCATGGCTACCTCTCAAACTACTActaaacaaacaacaacaacaacaactaaacCTACAACAACAACTAAATCAACAACAAAACCTACAACACCTGGACCAACAACAACTAAacctacaacaacaacaactaaacctacaacaacaacaactaaatCTACAACAACAACTCAACCAACAACAATAAAACCTACAACACCTGAACCAACAACGACAACTGAATCTACAACAACAACTAAacctacaacaacaacaaaacccaCAACACCTGTACCAACAACGACAACCAAatctacaacaacaacaacaaaaactacAACACctgtaccaacaacaacaacagccaaACCTACAACCCCACCTTCAACCCCTAAACCAACAACGACAAATAAACTTACAACAACAACTAAACCTACAACAACTAAACCTTCAACACCTGAACCAACAACAACTAAACCAACAACAACTAAacctacaacaacaacaacaacaaccaaacCTACAACACCTGAACCAACAACAACTAAACCAACAACAACTAAACCTACAACAACAACATCCAAACCTACGACTCCtgaaccaacaacaacaactaaaacaacaacaactaaacctacaacaacaaaaccaacaacTCAATCAACAACAACATTAAAACCTACAACAACAACATTGCCCGCAACATCACAATCAGAACGTAGTCCAACTGTGCCAACAACGGAGGAACTAACGTCACAAAAGCCAGGCATGGCATCAAAAGAAGGCCAAGGGGGTAACAATTACAAAC TGACATTGTTGTGTTTAAAGCACAAACTTCCTGTGGCAGTATTGCTTTTCCTTACAATCTTCGTTATAGtctgttttatcattattgCCAG ACACGTCAAAACCCAAGAGTTTGTAATCAACAGAGACATACTACGTAGAGTCTCCGAGGATATGAACGCCAAGTCTAAAAATGGGGTCCAAAACCCAGGTTTTATTCCGACCTCGGCATCATCTCTGGATAACAATAGTATGTCAATGATGCAAGAGAGTGAACCTTCTAGTGTCGCGGCGGATGAAGTGGCATTGGACTTTGGCGAGGAAGAGGCTGTGGAAAACCAAGATCTCACTTCTCTTTGA
- the LOC138329650 gene encoding uncharacterized protein — protein sequence MEEIAKQSALQIPSVTDMDSFDSEKMTHLLSILLDMKYTRPAEEVEINRNALLIEERILSNKGQTVYTLGSTGEGLKLAGSDQDVMLVNTDIIVMYPDERITTNMKDKTILYMRKARSRRPGYVNLQLHQTGRKMPLMLFNSFLSVNGLWFASSDIYREQLVFWANKEMDLDYISNGPSSSNTILTTDVDYVSAFPCNSWPREAKEWVTRTRLFGWPSQTLIDKIVRNGCQVVPVGDKCSKETGLQWRISFATSERYLIHSFNHTQLKVYSLLKYFLKQIKKTLKDVIGDDDILCSYFLKTTVFHAIENSKEMFWQNKHCLWFCFNILIAWVKAGFCPNYFLPANNLFKRKVHGLHQQILLDILANFYQMKWACLSVGNFFQPTIWKDLCDPAVQSELEAPKPVQGMDIHKDVAVHCCLRCMTHVNRCICICANRETIRYVLQLLAASQTEFEEVYTYTFAMRCLQTIASNQVFPNHKVATSSKARYRRLRKCRRWMIPGTTMGTEILYLATFHFLTGDLPKALEMCKEGITIAWLDFPHVTSSAEKMETFSQRYPYHRDMYNRQTKMYANDITFQKNDKMCLPHLYLELLQCARSFLVPSLHYGLFLSFLCCHEMGDTRGRDVALCRLKDVQYHEKDGGHMYWIVHTLVGICYQTLGDYHRAIKAYWESAQSQGYGYRRNPAITRVAVAYLCMYV from the exons ATGGAAGAGATAGCAAAACAGTCAGCACTACAG ATACCATCAGTAACGGATATGGATTCCTTTGATAGTGAGAAAATGACTCATCTCCTATCGATTCTACTGGACATGAAGTATACAAGACCTGCGGAGGAAGTTGAGATCAACAGAAATGCACTACTCATAGAAGAGCGTATCCTGTCCAACAAAGGACAGACTGTTTATACTCTAGGCAGCACTGGGGAAGGACTTAAACTAGCTGGTTCAGATCAAGACGTCATGCTGGTAAATACGGACATTATTGTAATGTACCCCGATGAACGTATTACGACCAACATGAAGGACAAAACAATTTTGTACATGCGAAAGGCAAGGTCACGTCGTCCCGGGTATGTTAACCTTCAACTCCATCAAACAGGACGCAAAATGCCATTGATGTTGTTCAACTCGTTTTTAAGTGTTAATGGATTGTGGTTTGCTTCCAGTGACATTTACAGGGAACAGCTAGTATTTTGGGCGAATAAAGAAATGGATTTAGATTATATATCAAACGGTCCAAGCTCATCAAACACTATATTGACCACGGACGTGGATTATGTATCTGCCTTTCCATGCAACAGTTGGCCGAGGGAAGCAAAGGAATGGGTAACCCGAACACGTCTGTTTGGGTGGCCAAGTCAAACGTTGATCGACAAAATCGTACGAAATGGCTGTCAGGTTGTTCCTGTTGGAGACAAATGTTCGAAAGAAACCGGTTTGCAATGGCGGATTTCATTTGCAACATCAGAAAGATACTTAATTCATTCATTTAACCATACCCAGCTCAAGGTGTATTCTCTACTGAAGTACTTTTTAAAGCAAATTAAAAAGACATTAAAAGATGTCATTGGCGATGACGATATATTGTGCTCCTATTTTCTCAAGACGACTGTCTTTCATGCGATTGAGAATTCTAAGGAAATGTTCTGGCAAAACAAACACTGTTTGTGGTTTTGCTTCAACATACTGATCGCTTGGGTTAAAGCAGGCTTTTGTCCAAATTACTTTCTTCCAGCAAATAATCTATTCAAAAGAAAGGTGCACGGACTTCATCAACAAATACTGCTAGACATTTTGGCAAACTTCTATCAGATGAAATGGGCGTGTCTTTCGGTGGGAAATTTCTTCCAACCCACAATATGGAAGGATTTGTGCGACCCCGCAGTGCAAAGTGAACTTGAAGCTCCAAAACCAGTGCAGGGAATGGACATTCACAAGGATGTTGCGGTACACTGCTGTTTGCGATGTATGACGCATGTGAATCgatgcatatgtatatgtgcAAATCGGGAGACGATCCGATATGTTCTACAATTACTAGCAGCATCTCAGACGGAGTTTGAAGAAGTTTATACATATACCTTTGCCATGAGATGTCTACAAACGATTGCAAGTAACCAGGTGTTTCCGAATCATAAGGTTGCCACAAGCAGTAAAGCTAGGTATAGGCGTTTAAGAAAATGTAGGCGCTGGATGATCCCTGGCACTACCATGGGAACAGAGATATTGTATTTGGCAACCTTTCACTTCCTCACTGGCGACCTTCCTAAGGCTCTCGAGATGTGTAAAGAGGGCATTACAATAGCATGGTTAGATTTCCCGCACGTTACATCTTCTGCAGAAAAGATGGAAACATTTTCACAAAGATATCCTTATCACAGAGATATGTACAACAGACAAACGAAAATGTACGCTAATGATATCACCTTCCAGAAAAACGATAAAATGTGTCTTCCCCATCTTTATCTAGAATTGCTGCAATGTGCTAGGTCGTTTCTTGTACCATCTCTGCATTACGGATTGTTCCTTTCCTTCCTGTGTTGCCACGAAATGGGAGACACCAGAGGGCGTGATGTAGCATTATGCCGTCTGAAGGACGTCCAGTATCACGAAAAGGATGGAGGTCATATGTATTGGATTGTTCACACTCTCGTTGGGATTTGTTATCAAACTCTCGGAGACTATCACAGAGCCATAAAGGCTTATTGGGAATCTGCTCAGTCTCAGGGTTACGGGTATAGGCGGAATCCGGCCATCACAAGAGTTGCTGTGGCGtatctatgtatgtatgtgtag